One segment of Corynebacterium atrinae DNA contains the following:
- the ctaC gene encoding aa3-type cytochrome oxidase subunit II, with protein MEQRKKRGLARKAGLGGVMALGGMMLAGCDVAPPEGVGKILGMGWPTGITPEATAMYNFWVWVWVTAWIIGIIMWILMLVAIFSWGAKKAEKKGKGEFPKQLQYNIPLELVLTIMPIVIVMVLFFFTIQTQHKVVALDKDPQVTVDVTAFQWNWKFGYQNVAAELSPTGSDYDGADAERQALADLSKVDDPETVKNPNPIHGMSKGDQSYLHFNKIETLGTTEEVPVLVLPTNTAIEFQLASGDVAHSFWIPEFLFKRDAYAHPEANQQQRAFQIEAIEEEGAFVGRCAEMCGTYHSMMNFELRAVSPEDFRAYMQYRIDNPDAPNSAALESIGQAPYAVSTHPFNSSRQTWDGDNVVDNNANT; from the coding sequence GTGGAACAGCGTAAAAAACGCGGTCTCGCTCGCAAGGCGGGTCTCGGCGGTGTGATGGCTCTCGGCGGCATGATGCTTGCTGGTTGCGACGTCGCACCCCCAGAGGGCGTCGGCAAGATTCTAGGCATGGGCTGGCCGACGGGTATCACCCCGGAAGCTACCGCCATGTACAACTTCTGGGTGTGGGTCTGGGTTACCGCCTGGATTATCGGCATCATCATGTGGATTCTCATGCTGGTGGCCATCTTCAGCTGGGGTGCCAAGAAGGCGGAAAAGAAGGGCAAGGGCGAGTTCCCGAAGCAGCTTCAGTACAACATTCCGCTTGAGCTGGTGCTGACCATCATGCCGATCGTGATCGTCATGGTCCTGTTCTTCTTCACCATCCAGACCCAACACAAGGTTGTTGCCCTGGATAAGGACCCGCAGGTTACGGTCGACGTCACCGCATTCCAGTGGAACTGGAAGTTCGGCTACCAGAACGTGGCCGCTGAACTGAGCCCCACTGGTTCTGACTACGACGGTGCGGACGCCGAGCGTCAAGCATTGGCTGACCTGTCCAAGGTGGATGACCCGGAGACGGTGAAGAACCCGAACCCGATCCATGGCATGTCCAAGGGTGATCAGTCCTACCTCCACTTCAACAAGATCGAGACTCTTGGCACCACCGAAGAGGTTCCGGTCTTGGTCCTCCCGACCAACACTGCAATTGAGTTCCAACTCGCCTCCGGCGACGTTGCTCACTCTTTCTGGATCCCGGAGTTCCTGTTCAAGCGCGACGCTTACGCCCACCCGGAAGCCAACCAGCAGCAGCGAGCTTTCCAGATTGAAGCAATCGAAGAAGAAGGTGCCTTCGTCGGTCGCTGTGCCGAGATGTGTGGCACCTACCACTCGATGATGAACTTCGAGCTGCGTGCTGTCTCCCCGGAGGACTTCCGCGCCTACATGCAATACCGCATCGACAACCCCGATGCCCCGAATTCCGCGGCACTCGAGTCGATCGGACAGGCGCCTTACGCAGTCTCTACCCACCCGTTCAACTCGTCCCGTCAGACCTGGGACGGCGACAACGTCGTCGACAACAACGCCAACACCTAA
- the asnB gene encoding asparagine synthase (glutamine-hydrolyzing): MCGFIGLLTSRGNAPDYVEAVTRALPCMRHRGPDEAGTWNDEHAVFGFNRLSIVDLEHSHQPLVWGPPESPERYALIFNGEIYNYLELHEELGAAGWQFNTNGDSETIVVGYHHWGEDVVEHLRGMFAFTIWDSQEQVMFCARDQFGIKPLYYATADAGTVFASEKKSILEMAPELGLDLSLDQRGIEHYVDLQYVPEPESLHTAIRRVESGCTVTLRPGGAVVDKRYFKPSFPVQEVPKGREQDLFDRIARVLEDSVEKHMRADVTVGSFLSGGIDSTAIATLAKRHNPNLLTFTTGFEREGYSEVDVAAESAAAIGVEHIVKVVSPEEYANAIPKIMWYLDDPVADPSLVPLFFVAQEARKHVKVVLSGEGADELFGGYTIYKEPLSLAPFEKIPTPLRKGLRHLSRVLPDGVKGKSLLERGSQTMEERYYGNARSFNFEQLQRVIPWAKEEWDHKEVTAPIYAQSRDMDPVARMQHLDLFTWMRGDILVKADKINMANSLELRVPFLDKEVFAVAQTIPYDLKISNGTTKYALRKAMEQIVPPHVLHRKKLGFPVPMRHWLAGDELFGWALDTINESQTDDIFNRPAVLEMLKEHRDGVSDHSRRLWTVLAFMIWHGIFVENRIDPQIEEKDYPVSL, from the coding sequence ATGTGTGGCTTTATAGGCTTGCTCACTAGCCGCGGCAACGCCCCTGACTATGTCGAGGCGGTCACTCGCGCGTTGCCGTGTATGCGCCATCGCGGCCCCGATGAAGCGGGCACGTGGAATGACGAGCACGCCGTGTTCGGGTTTAACCGCTTGTCCATCGTGGACTTGGAGCACTCCCATCAGCCATTGGTTTGGGGACCACCGGAGTCTCCCGAGCGTTACGCCCTCATCTTTAACGGCGAGATCTACAACTATCTTGAGCTGCACGAGGAGCTCGGCGCCGCTGGCTGGCAGTTCAACACCAATGGTGACTCAGAAACCATCGTTGTGGGCTACCACCATTGGGGCGAGGACGTTGTGGAGCATCTGCGCGGCATGTTTGCCTTCACCATCTGGGATAGCCAGGAGCAGGTGATGTTCTGCGCGCGGGACCAATTCGGCATTAAGCCGCTGTATTACGCGACTGCGGACGCTGGCACGGTCTTCGCCTCGGAGAAGAAGTCCATTCTCGAAATGGCCCCGGAGTTGGGTCTGGATCTCAGCCTTGACCAGCGGGGTATCGAGCACTACGTCGACCTGCAGTATGTGCCCGAGCCGGAATCTCTCCACACCGCGATTAGGCGTGTGGAGTCCGGCTGCACGGTGACGCTACGCCCGGGAGGGGCGGTCGTCGATAAGCGGTATTTTAAGCCCTCCTTCCCAGTACAGGAAGTCCCGAAGGGACGAGAACAGGACCTGTTCGACCGGATTGCGCGGGTGTTGGAAGATAGCGTCGAGAAGCATATGCGCGCCGATGTCACGGTCGGGTCCTTCCTATCCGGTGGTATCGATTCAACCGCCATTGCGACGCTGGCGAAGCGCCACAACCCGAACTTGTTGACCTTCACCACCGGCTTCGAGCGCGAGGGCTACTCCGAGGTGGACGTGGCGGCAGAATCGGCGGCAGCCATCGGCGTCGAACACATCGTGAAAGTCGTTTCACCTGAGGAGTACGCCAACGCCATCCCGAAGATCATGTGGTACCTCGACGACCCGGTAGCCGACCCGTCCCTGGTACCGCTGTTCTTCGTGGCACAGGAAGCACGCAAACACGTCAAGGTTGTTCTTTCCGGCGAAGGCGCCGATGAGCTCTTCGGTGGCTACACCATCTATAAAGAGCCTCTCTCGCTCGCGCCATTTGAAAAGATCCCCACTCCACTGCGCAAGGGACTGCGACACCTCTCCCGCGTGCTACCTGACGGGGTGAAGGGAAAGTCACTGCTCGAGCGCGGCTCCCAAACCATGGAAGAGCGCTATTACGGCAACGCTCGATCATTCAACTTCGAACAGTTGCAACGAGTCATCCCGTGGGCAAAAGAAGAGTGGGACCACAAAGAAGTCACCGCTCCGATCTACGCTCAATCCCGCGACATGGACCCCGTCGCCCGGATGCAGCACCTGGACCTGTTCACGTGGATGCGCGGGGACATCCTGGTCAAGGCCGACAAAATCAACATGGCCAACTCCCTCGAACTGCGCGTTCCTTTCTTGGACAAAGAAGTCTTTGCGGTGGCCCAAACCATCCCTTACGACTTGAAAATCTCCAACGGGACGACCAAGTATGCGCTGCGCAAGGCCATGGAGCAGATCGTTCCCCCGCACGTGCTGCACCGCAAGAAACTCGGATTCCCGGTGCCGATGCGCCACTGGCTCGCCGGTGACGAACTCTTCGGCTGGGCGCTCGACACCATCAACGAATCCCAGACCGACGACATCTTCAACCGTCCCGCCGTGTTGGAAATGCTCAAGGAACACCGCGACGGCGTCTCTGATCATTCCCGCCGCCTGTGGACCGTCCTGGCGTTCATGATCTGGCACGGCATCTTTGTCGAGAACCGCATCGATCCGCAGATCGAGGAGAAGGACTACCCTGTTTCTCTCTAG
- a CDS encoding DUF1345 domain-containing protein: protein MPSGSPHHGPTARTQATRRAWLMLGVGLVVFLIAGFTGNWLRAPAYAWGAAAVAFNISAWRSFAHLDAAGTAAHAGGEVPSSRARRLLLNLATVLSFATVILLLIDTSRAADLQRAISAGTALTVIVASWLLIHTVFTLRYAAEYFENDPPKGIDFNQDDPPRYLDFAYMAFSTGMTYQVSDTSITTSKIRTTILIHSFYAFIFGTAIMATTINLVVSLA from the coding sequence ATGCCTTCTGGATCCCCTCATCACGGCCCCACCGCTCGCACCCAGGCCACCCGCCGAGCGTGGCTCATGCTCGGCGTTGGCCTGGTAGTTTTCCTCATCGCCGGGTTCACCGGGAACTGGTTGCGCGCCCCGGCCTACGCCTGGGGCGCGGCAGCCGTGGCATTCAATATCTCTGCGTGGCGCTCATTCGCGCATCTCGACGCGGCCGGAACCGCCGCCCACGCCGGAGGCGAAGTCCCGTCCAGCCGCGCACGCCGCCTGTTGCTCAACCTGGCCACGGTCCTCTCCTTTGCCACGGTCATTCTCCTCCTCATTGACACCTCCCGTGCTGCCGACCTCCAACGCGCCATCAGCGCAGGAACAGCCCTGACGGTCATCGTGGCCAGCTGGCTGCTCATTCACACCGTCTTCACCCTGCGTTACGCCGCAGAGTACTTCGAAAACGACCCACCAAAGGGCATCGACTTCAACCAAGACGATCCGCCCCGCTACCTCGACTTCGCCTACATGGCGTTCTCGACAGGCATGACGTACCAGGTTTCGGACACGTCGATCACGACCTCCAAGATCAGGACGACGATCCTTATCCACAGCTTCTACGCCTTCATCTTTGGCACCGCCATCATGGCCACGACCATCAATTTGGTGGTTTCGCTGGCTTAA
- a CDS encoding HesB/IscA family protein: protein MTAPTSSTGVILTDAAAVKAKALLDQEGRDDLALRIAVQPGGCAGLRYQLYFDDRTLDGDKADEVGGVRLVVDKMSVPYLTGARIDFADTIESQGFTIDNPNAGGSCACGDSFN from the coding sequence ATGACCGCCCCTACCTCCAGCACCGGCGTTATCCTCACCGACGCTGCGGCCGTCAAGGCCAAAGCCCTCCTGGATCAGGAAGGCCGTGACGACCTCGCCCTCCGCATCGCCGTCCAGCCCGGTGGCTGCGCCGGCCTTCGTTACCAGCTCTACTTCGACGACCGCACCCTCGATGGCGACAAGGCCGACGAGGTCGGTGGCGTCCGCCTCGTCGTAGACAAGATGTCCGTTCCCTACCTCACCGGTGCTCGCATCGATTTCGCTGACACCATCGAGTCCCAGGGCTTCACCATCGATAACCCCAATGCCGGCGGTTCCTGCGCCTGCGGCGATTCCTTCAACTGA